cacgcctgcggcggcgtgccAAATTCGTCGGCCGCACCGATCCAGAAGTCGTCGTTCGGGCCGGggatgtcgccgccgccgacaaagTCTGTCACGCCGGGGATAATGCCGTACAAGGGTAGCTCCGGCATCTCGCGGTCTTCGCCAAAGGGCGTGCTGTTGTCGGCAGGGTCTTCTGCTAGGCTgaggagggcggcctcgatctGGTCCATACGCGGAGCGGTCGGGGAGGGCGGGGGGTGGTGCTCGAGGTGAACTTGGAGATCGTGGTGGCGGATGAAGCGCGCCGTGCATCCCGGCATGATACAGAGGACGGTTCGCTTCGTGccggcgatgtcgtcgaggatgttGGGGGCCTTCTGGTTCGGCACCGGGCGCTCAAGGCCCAGGTGGACGTAGCGGATGTGGTCCTCGAGGTTGGCCTTGgtgacgaagccgccgccacaGCCCTCCTCGTTGGACCAGCTGTCAAGATCCGGGGATCCTttgacgtcgacctcgccgcaGACGAAGCGGAAGCCCTCGTGCGCCGTGCGGATGTGCACGGTGAGGTTGTGCTTCTTGGTGAACCTCTTGTCGCAGCCCTCCCAGGTACAGGGAATGGTCTTGCGCGCATCGACGGGGATGCCCGAGTGACGCATCTCGACGTGTCGCTCCAGCTCCCACTGCCCCGTGCACTTAAATTCGCAGAAGATGCAGTTCAGGTGCTCCTTGCGGATGTGCGCCTGCAGCAGCGCGAGTGTTGTGAAGCCAACCCTGACCTCGCCATTGTCGCCGCCACACTCCTCGCACCAGAACTGAGGCTCGCTGTGTTCGCGCCGTGTGTGGTTCCGCAGCGCGCCTTGAGAGTCGAAGCCCGCGCCGCAGCCGGGCGCCGTGCATGGGTAGGCATGGGCGCCGAGGTGCTCGGAGCGGATGTGGCGCTGGAGGGTGTTGTGCTTGCGGAAGCTCTGGTTGCAGGGAGGGAAGTCACGGCACCGAAAGCGCTCCTGGCCGGCGTGAACGTCCTgatggcggcgcaggcgggTCGCCGTGAGGAAGGACTTGCCGCAGCCATCATGGCTGCAGGTGTAGCTGCGCTCTTGGGTGTGGGAGCCCTTGACGTGCTGGCGCAGGTGCTTCTCCTCGCGGTAGTCCTTGTCGCAGCCGGGGTAGGTACACTTGAAGGGACGGTCGTCCGTGTGAGAGCGGAGGTGGGCAGCCAGGCGGGCCGGCCGGTTGAAGGTCTTGTTGCAGTCCGGGTAGGTGCAGGGTATCGTCTTCAGGTCCGAGGGGAATTTGCGGGAGCGGGTGGTGAGGGAGGTCTGGCCAGTCTGCACCGACTCTACCTCTGCGTCCACCGTCGACCCAGAGTTGCTGGCAGTGTCATCgtactcgtcgtcgctgggAGCTTGATTGATCCATCGTGTTAGCGAGATGCACCGCTAATTGTAGGTCCCGGATATCACCAACCGGCATCTTCCAGGATCTCTACCTTGGACCTTTTGGGGTCCGAGACGACGAAGGCCTCTCTTgccttcctcttcgtcatgGCGGGCGAATTGGGCAGTGcattgccttcatccacgATAAAGAGGAAATTTCGCCGTTTGGGATCTGTGTGAGAGAGATGGCGAACTTATTCCTGGCAGAAATTCCCACTGCGCCGGGCGGTCAGGCGAAATTTTGTGCGCTGGACCAGCAACCACAGAAGGGGCCGGGGTGCGACTCGGTCCGGATAAGCTTTCCACTGATGCTGATAACGATAGTGCAGACCCACCCATGGGAACTCTGTTCGATCGCAGCCTCGTCAATAATTTTTCACGGCTGGACCCAGCAGTGGCGTTCAGGCTTTCCCCCCACGACAACCTCTCAACCTACGCGACGAAACCAGCGCCCACACCTCAGCAACCGATTGCACCACATCCCTCAGCAACCGATCCCCTCAATTAACACTGCATAATGTCGGACTttggtgacgatgacgttGGCGGAGGGTATGTGGACTTGCTTCTACACTTTGCAAATGCGACTCTGACTGTTGGAGCAGCGACGAGCCCATGtacgaggacgaggcggccgacTACTGGGACCCGGAGgcgcccgtcgacgaggacgacgtaGTGCGAGCCGAGggtgatgaggaggaagccGATAACGTCGTTGTGTCAGGAGACCCGTCGGCCGCGGCAAACTCAGGAAAGGGTAACGAAAAGTCTCACCGCGACAAGAAGATTCCCGATGACCAGCGGACTACAACACCCTACATGACCAAATACGAGCGCGCTCGTATCCTCGGCACCCGCGCTCTTCAGATTAGGTACGACAACGAGCGACTCCCCATCCATATACCATCAACCGTACCACCTGCGATACCTATCGTCATCCACGCGATCCGCAAGGCTAATAACAGACGTGTAGCATGAACGCGCCTGTGTTGGTGGATCTGGAAGGCGAGACAGACCCTCTTCAAATCGCGATCAAGGAGCTCCGAGAGAAGAAGATCCCTCTCATCGTGCGCCGGTACATGCCCGACGGATAGTAAGTACCGGATTCTTCCTTGTTCACGCAAAATTGTCGTGGGCTCGTCCTGGGTTCGAGGCACGCATGCTTACCGTGCGTCAACAGCTACGAGGATTGGACTTGCGAGGAGCTTCTCCAGTAGACAGGGAAACAACTGGCTTTTCGTCACTTTCGGGGCAAAGAGAGACACGCACACGCGACTAGATGCAAGGCACCTTATACCCATCTCCTATTGTCGTTGCCTGAAGAGTAGTCagaccccctcctccctgaGCCGAGT
The genomic region above belongs to Colletotrichum higginsianum IMI 349063 chromosome 2, whole genome shotgun sequence and contains:
- a CDS encoding C2H2 transcription factor translates to MTKRKAREAFVVSDPKRSKVEILEDAAPSDDEYDDTASNSGSTVDAEVESVQTGQTSLTTRSRKFPSDLKTIPCTYPDCNKTFNRPARLAAHLRSHTDDRPFKCTYPGCDKDYREEKHLRQHVKGSHTQERSYTCSHDGCGKSFLTATRLRRHQDVHAGQERFRCRDFPPCNQSFRKHNTLQRHIRSEHLGAHAYPCTAPGCGAGFDSQGALRNHTRREHSEPQFWCEECGGDNGEVRVGFTTLALLQAHIRKEHLNCIFCEFKCTGQWELERHVEMRHSGIPVDARKTIPCTWEGCDKRFTKKHNLTVHIRTAHEGFRFVCGEVDVKGSPDLDSWSNEEGCGGGFVTKANLEDHIRYVHLGLERPVPNQKAPNILDDIAGTKRTVLCIMPGCTARFIRHHDLQVHLEHHPPPSPTAPRMDQIEAALLSLAEDPADNSTPFGEDREMPELPLYGIIPGVTDFVGGGDIPGPNDDFWIGAADEFGTPPQAWQEEEAAMRALIDEDFSQFVDPALGSTA
- a CDS encoding RNA polymerase Rpb6, translating into MSDFGDDDVGGGDEPMYEDEAADYWDPEAPVDEDDVVRAEGDEEEADNVVVSGDPSAAANSGKGNEKSHRDKKIPDDQRTTTPYMTKYERARILGTRALQISMNAPVLVDLEGETDPLQIAIKELREKKIPLIVRRYMPDGYYEDWTCEELLQ